Genomic segment of Salvia splendens isolate huo1 chromosome 12, SspV2, whole genome shotgun sequence:
TAACTATGTGCTTGATTAAAATTGcaagatgaattttaaattttgtgtaaTAACTATGTGTAGGTTTTTTGTGTAGGGTGGATACACATGAATAGAATAGAACTAGCCTTCTTGTCATGGTGCTGACACCTAAAATATGGCATTTCAAACACGTTTATACAAGGGTTTTTTCTCTGCATTTTACTAGTatgatttcaatttcaattttatcgAAAGTTGTCACATTTTCTGACTATTTATGTTTCTTTATGCTTTGTTTCGAGTTTTGTGTAGATAGATTCTAGGGTGTAGGAAATTTCTAGACCTAGCCACGAGAGAAGAATTGATGATTTGGTTGATTTCTATGGAAAATTTGAAACAATTAACACTAATAATTTCTCGCGATTATACTTGAAAAGAGCAGTTTCATTTGTTCGAAACAAAAATGCTTCAGAAAAAATTGGTTTAGATTCTCTTTGTGCCTCACTTATTTATGTTGAATACTAGAATTTTTTTGCAAAATAAATATTACGTCTATATAATATAGGGTAAACGTCAGTTATATTGATTGCTCATTTTTTATAAACTTTCTGGATATCTATATTATTCACAGAATAACTGACTAGCTAGGTAGCTAGCTAGAAGCAATGTGAGTACATGGGTTTTTATACACAGGTAGAGAGATATAGAAGGGAGGACTATATAATAACTTAGTAAATCTTTCATATTTCCGGtcttatttatataataattgagtgtaaaatattttaaaatacttttgATTATTCATGGTTTTGTTGATTATGGAGGTGGAGAAGATGTGTTTAACTGTATGTTATACTAcatttttcttgttttatactCACTCCGTTCCGCGGTAGTGGAGACCTTTCTTTTCGGTatgtgatttaagaaaaaaatatgttaagtgagttaagtaatggaagaataaagtaggaaatgaaaaagatagagagatgaagagataacaaagtaagagagagtaaagtaagtgagcagaaatgtgttgacttttattaaaaaagaaaatgactcctTTACTATGGAAtatcccaaaatggcaaaaatgACTCCAGTACTATGAAACAGATGAAGTAATTATTTTGCTTCACTACATGTAATTTACAATGCCATTAAACAAATATTGCGGATAAAAGTAGTTGAATGAACGTACTAGTTTTGTGATCTATTGTGTATAGATAATTGTAAGCTAGCTATGGACAACACTCCCatgtataaagaaaaaaaatctataACATGCCAAAGCTcttaaatattttatgttttaagaATTTTCAACTCACCTTAATCTCAACGATGTTTCTCATATTATGATATGGAATTTATGTCTTAAATAAACTAGGTTACGCTGAGGTTACAATTTCTTCTATTGTCATGATCGATTCTAGGAATATATTTGAGGCATTATGCATCAAGAAAAGTTTGGCTATGAATAAGTTTTCCAATTTAAAGATAAGTTTTACTTAACCTTTCAAAATTATTTATCTCATATAGACGCCAGGTAGAAAGTCActttgaaaaaaagaaaaataaaagagaaaatctCTTAAATAGTGGCAATCATATTGCAAATATTTATACGGCACAAAACCAAtgttcttttttgtttttttcttctaatttttaAAACCTTTACTACGTTTTCTTCCGTCTCCTTGTTCATCTTTGCTTTGCTGGTACGGTAGTAAAGATTGTACATTAATTGATTGACATTGATTTGATGAAAATTGAAACAGTATGGATAATATTTTGGAGAAGTATGAAAGATACTCGTTTGCAGAAAGACAGTTAATTGCTAATGAGCCTGAGTCGCCTGTAAGCGCTCTTACTATTTTCATGGCATTGCAATTGAATTTCTCGTGTTGTTTAGTAATTCACTTAATCTCCTAAGTAATTGTTTGAATAAAATTGAGTGTATATATAAACTCAAAAGGGCAGCCATAACTTTATGTGGCATTGCAGGTTAATTGGACCATCGAACACAGCAAAGTTAAGGCAAGAATTGAGCTCTTGCAAAGAAATCAAAGGTAAAGTAGTTGTTAATTAACCCACACAAATTTGTGATTAGTGCTTTCTTGTGGTTTTTGCATGCCTTTTTCAAACAAATATGCTTAATTGGTCAGGCACTACATGGGCGAAGATCTGGACGCGATGAGCGTGAAAGATCTGCAGAACATGGAGCAACAACTCGACAGTGCTCTTAAGAACATCCGATCACGAAAAGTATACTATATCttgcacaaacacacacacatacctggttttgcttcttttttttaaaaaatttttattGCAAACATCAACCACTAATGTGATCGATCTTAAATATCTGCAGAATCAGCTCTTGTTTGATTCAATATCGGAGTTGCAGAAGAAGGTTTGTCCCTTCCACACCACGTGCATTACTTATCGATATGTGAACCTAAGTTGATTCAGTTTTTCTTTATGTTATACAGTAGTACTATCTTATATTTCACTTCATTATTTACATAATATGCAATTTTAGTAATGAAATGTGAACTGACATGAATGCAACATTAAATTTTATGAGTGGGAAATATGCATACATGCATTCCATTTGTGTTACATTAGCTACTACTCCAAAAACACTTGTATTTATAGGTTTCTTGACATGCATTATGCATATAAATAATTTGCAGCCATTGAAGAAGTCTAATGCGCCTCATTTGTTTATAGTATATACTCCCGTctgccattaaatgtctcatttttccttttttcatccgtccgccaataaatgtcCATTTCACTTTGGTAAATGACCATACATTCCGctaactcattccactaacattttattataaaaccaatatataaaagtaggcaccacattccattaattttttctacccactttactTTATAAAGTAAACAATTtgttaaaactcgtgccggtcatacatgagacatctaatcatgaatggagggagtagtgtgtaattatattttatgaaattcTTTTAGAGCTTATTATTAAGCTGCTAAAAATAAAGAGTCTTTAATGACTTATATAAGTTGATTACTATGAAAAAGTCATAATTACAACAACTAAAATGTACGTAAGggttttttacttttttccaaaataattaaatgtataatatcAACTTCTCTTGCTGTTTCTTTCACTGAATAATTTCAGGAGAAGGCTATCCAAGAGCAAAACAGCATGCTTGCAAAAAAGGTGacatatctctctctctgatctctctctctttctctagtGGTGAGGAATCCCCATTAAGTATAGGTGTTACGTGACATAGATCAAAGACAAGGAAAAGGAACTGGTACATCAGACACAATGGGAGCAGCAAAATCCCACCACAAACACACAACCTCAATACCTCATGGCATCTCAACTTCCTTGCGTAAACATGGGGTAAATTAATTTCTCAAACAAAGTTTACAATTTGGCAAATACAAATCTACCAAGACCTCTTCTCATACGTCGTTGATGCAGAGGCAACACGTACAATGAAGAATCTGAGGCGAGAAGGAACGAGCTGGACCTCGCTCTTGATTCACTCCACTCATGTCATCTGGGATGCTTTGCTGCGTGAAATCAATCGCGGTTCTTGTTCACGGGGATTTGATAGTAATCTTGGTGAGAATAAGATGGTGcattatatatgtatgtatgttgCTGTTGTTATTACATTGTGAGTGTATACCATGAGTTATTTCATGTGTGGGTCGGCATAGGTTCTACAGCCCAACTGTAATCAATAGAATAACTCACTGTGATTCTTGAGTATAATATAATTTGTGTAATTTGTACTCCTTCcacccattaaatatgaaacgttaAATTTTTGGCATtagattttatgtagttttgTTTGGTG
This window contains:
- the LOC121758794 gene encoding agamous-like MADS-box protein AP1 — translated: MGRGKVQLRRIENKINRQVTFSKRRAGLLKKANEISVLCDAEVALIVFSHKGKLFEYSTDSCMDNILEKYERYSFAERQLIANEPESPVNWTIEHSKVKARIELLQRNQRHYMGEDLDAMSVKDLQNMEQQLDSALKNIRSRKNQLLFDSISELQKKEKAIQEQNSMLAKKIKDKEKELVHQTQWEQQNPTTNTQPQYLMASQLPCVNMGGNTYNEESEARRNELDLALDSLHSCHLGCFAA